Genomic segment of Rhodohalobacter mucosus:
GCCCGACCCTGATGTACGATATCCGCCATATGATCAGGAAAAGCTGAAGTGGGTTAAAAAGCTGTTTTCTTGAATGAATACCGGATGCGATTTCGGCTCTTTCTCAACCTGCGGGGTGGGGGCTTGACAGGATGCATGACATAACATTGGGACGGTCTTCCCTCATCTAACTTACAAAGGTCACTATAGTATCTGTTTATGATTTCGAAAACCTATAAGGCTTTGGTTGCTGAAGAAAAAAGCGATGGAGAGTTCACCCAGTCAGTGAAGGAGCTGAAGACCGAAAATCTTCCGGATCATGATGTCCTGATTGAGGTACATTACTCTTCCCTTAACTATAAGGATGCACTGTCCGCGTCCGGAAATCGCAGTGTCTCCAAATCCTACCCCTTCACACCGGGCATCGATGCGGCCGGCATCGTCAGGAAAAGCCGCGATTCCAGATATCAGCCCGGAGACCAGGTAATTGTAACCAGCTATGATCTGGGCATGAACACACCCGGAGGATTTGGCCAGTACATCCGTGTCCCGGCCAGCTGGGTTCTTCACTTACCCGACTGCCTCAGGCTTAATGAAAGTATGATGATCGGCACCTCCGGCATTACCGCCGCCTTTGGTGTGGAAAAAATTGACCGGTTAATGCCCGCCACAGAAGGCGACGTTCTGGTAACAGGGGCAACTGGAGGAGTTGGCAGCTTTTCCGTCGGGCTTCTTAATTTACTTGGATATCGGGTAATTGCTGCTACCGGAAAACCGGAACAGGCGCGTTTTCTCAAAAATATTGGCGCTTCTGATGTGATAGAGCGTGACGCCGTTTCTGACGTTCCCGATAAACCGATGCTGAGTTCACGGTGGAGAGCTGCTTTTGATACTGTTGGAGGGTCCATGCTTGATTCCGTGCTCAGGCAGATGGAACATAACGGTGTTGTAGCATGCTGCGGGAATGTTTTGGGGGGCGAACTGAAAACCAGCATCTATCCGTTTATTCTGAGAGGGATTAGCCTGATGGGAGTTGATTCAGGAATAGCGCATATGCAGGATCGTGTGCGTATATGGGACAAGCTTGCTACGGAGTGGAAAATCCCGCACCTGGAACAACTATGTAAAACCCGAACACTATCGGATCTCCCCGACGAGATCGAAAAAATACTGAAGGGCGGACAAACGGGAAAGGTCCTGATTAGCTTGCGTGACTGATAAAGACCTTCTCTGAATTTCTGTTCATGGCCTTATCGAGGGGAGCTTCAATATCCGACGGATTGATCGGTTTCACAAGATATTCTACATAGCCTGTTTTCTTTGCCCTCTCCTTGCTCAGCTTATCCCCGTTCCCCGATAGATAGATAACGGGTACATCTGAGAATGCCCGAACACGGTTCATTGCATCAATGCCGTCCATTTCGCCTTTCAGGGAAACATCCATGATGACAACATCTGGCTGATGCTTTTTGATTTTTTGAACGGCGTCTTCTCCGCTAATCGCCTTTGCCTTTACTTCATAACCTAACTTTTCAACGATTCTGGTTTCCACCAGGGAAAGAAGCATGTCATCTTCCACGATGACAACCGTGCCTTTTGATATTCTATTACTCATAGCAGCGTATTTCTCTCAAAATATTAAAAATCTCTAATATTCAAAACAGATTGTAAAAAATAAATCGATCAGTCCTGTTGTGCGTCTCTGTATTATCTGATGTAGTATCGCTTCTTCTTACCGGAAGCTGTGTCTTTCATTGAATCTATGAATTAAGAATCGAGTCTGCAATTGCATCTGCAAATACCGCATATTCATGTACTTTAGCAAAAAAGTCTGAACGCATTCAGTTCTCCGGATGCGCACTTGCCAATGCCGGTGCATCCATTTATGCCATCTCCGTTGCTGCAATTCGCTTCATACTTACTTAACCCGGACGGTACCCTGTTCTCTCCAGATCATTAAAAACCATTAACGCTCATAACTTTATCCTCTTGAGTAGACGCCGGAAGAATGGATCAAACAGATATCATTTTGCCCGAAGGGCGCGATACAAGTCAGTACGATTTAATTGGCGCAATACTGAACGGAAGAGTCTGTGTCGGGTAACAACCGGGTACAAAAAATAAAACCCGTTACCCGCTGCTTCAGGTTGCAGGATAATCAATCCGATTTGAAACCCGAAGTAATCGCTGCGCCGACAACGGCATCAATAAAAAAAACCCCTGAGCTTTACGCATGCAGGGGTTTCTTTAGTTCAAAGGTGAGTTATGCTTAATTGTGCATAAATTTCTCATAATCGTGAACGGTTCCGTTATCAAGACAGCATTCAATGATTTGCCTGCCAAGGTCGTCAAGGTCGGGTGTAAGGAAATTCTTGAGCATTCTATGGAAGAACTCAAGCAGGATTTCAGCCCCGGCATCATATCCTTCCTCCTGAACTTCTCTCTGAAGCTCAACCCTGAGCAGCCATTCCGGAATGGTGCGTCCCTCGAACGTCATGTGCTTAAGTGCATATCCCAATACGCTGCATCGGGCCGGTATAATTTGTTTGTCCGAGAAATTGGCATTTCCTTTTCTTGCCAGGTACTCACGGGTTACCCACTGAGACATAAATCCAACCTTCCAGGCTCCGATTGTTTGGTTAGGCGTAAGGATATACTGCACTTCAGGTGTTTTATTAATTTGCTCCAGCAGCAGATTGGCCTGTTTTACCTTCTTGCCGGTAGCGAAAGGCCAGTAACTTCCCACACCTTCACTGCTGATTCCCTGTGTTTGGATAATGCTCGGATTCGCGTGTCCGCGAGGAGCTACGAGTCTCCAGAGCCAGGCAAGAGCCGGAGGCAGCACATGCATGATGCCCACAATGCCATAGTTGGGCTCCTCCTGCGTACAGGGGGGGGTGCGCATACCGATACTTCGAATCTCAACCTGAACCGGTTCTTCAACAATATTGGGTACGATATCCCGGGGCAGAATCACCCTGGGATTCGGGCAGGGCACGCCGGGTTCATCCATTGTGTGATCCCATATCATCGCCCTGCCGCCCGGTACGGATTGGATGTTCAGAAAAAGAAGGGGTTTTGGCGGTACAGCCGTCATTTTTTCCAGTGAGGGATCCGTACCGTACTCTTTAATGTGATCGACACGAACAAACCAGCCTTCCTCGGCATCTTCCAGTCCAAGCTTTCCATCATTTTTTTGAAGTGACGGGTGGCAAAGAGCCATATCATCAGCTACCGGCATCAGGTCACAAGTTTGTGCCAGGTCCAGATAGCGTTTGTCATCTTTGTAGAGGTTGTCGCCCAAAAGGAGCCGGCCATCCGCTAAACGGTGCGGCTGCTGCAACATTTCACTTTTACCGCCTCCGCTGGCCCCCTCGTGCATAAATGTTACGATGTTGTCGTACGGAGTTTTTACTTGCACGGAAGAGCAGTGAGCCGTTACCCAGCCCTCTTCTTCGCCCTGGCCGATAAGCATTCCGTATACACCTTTCTTGGCACTTGGCCCCGGATACAGATTGTAACTGAACATTTCGTAGTTGCCGGGTTGCCGGTTGTGTACAACCACCTGTTTGCCTTCAAAATGTGTATGCCTGAATGGCGGTGCAGTGTAGATGAAGGCGACAGGCTCAAAATCTTCATCAAGTTCGTCGGGGTTTATGATGCCCTGAAGCAGCGCCAGGCCCAGCCCAAAAAATCCCGCGTTGGCCGGAATAATGGCAGCAGCTTTGTAACCCATTCCAACTTTCCCTGCATTGAAATAAAACATGCCCAGATCCTGGCCTTTCAGCCATTCAAACGTTTCATGGCGCAGCTCCTGAAAATCGTAGTCGAATCGTTCATCAAATTTCGTCTTGTCTGTTGGAAAATCATCGGCAATCACCATACAATTCGGGTCTCTCCGCCTCATGTATGTTTCAAAATAGTTGGCGGCTATACCATTTTTTACCCGGTGAACGATCGCTTCTTTTTTAAATTCTCCGCCCGGTAGCTCATAAGAAACCTCACGTGACAGTCTGTTTTCTCCGCCCACGGAAAGGTTGACAAGGTCGTCGATATTTTTGGCTAATGTTAC
This window contains:
- a CDS encoding YhdH/YhfP family quinone oxidoreductase; the encoded protein is MISKTYKALVAEEKSDGEFTQSVKELKTENLPDHDVLIEVHYSSLNYKDALSASGNRSVSKSYPFTPGIDAAGIVRKSRDSRYQPGDQVIVTSYDLGMNTPGGFGQYIRVPASWVLHLPDCLRLNESMMIGTSGITAAFGVEKIDRLMPATEGDVLVTGATGGVGSFSVGLLNLLGYRVIAATGKPEQARFLKNIGASDVIERDAVSDVPDKPMLSSRWRAAFDTVGGSMLDSVLRQMEHNGVVACCGNVLGGELKTSIYPFILRGISLMGVDSGIAHMQDRVRIWDKLATEWKIPHLEQLCKTRTLSDLPDEIEKILKGGQTGKVLISLRD
- a CDS encoding response regulator — translated: MSNRISKGTVVIVEDDMLLSLVETRIVEKLGYEVKAKAISGEDAVQKIKKHQPDVVIMDVSLKGEMDGIDAMNRVRAFSDVPVIYLSGNGDKLSKERAKKTGYVEYLVKPINPSDIEAPLDKAMNRNSEKVFISHAS
- a CDS encoding DUF4914 family protein, with product MDKTAELSLDSNLHADFRELLDEAKSVTLAKNIDDLVNLSVGGENRLSREVSYELPGGEFKKEAIVHRVKNGIAANYFETYMRRRDPNCMVIADDFPTDKTKFDERFDYDFQELRHETFEWLKGQDLGMFYFNAGKVGMGYKAAAIIPANAGFFGLGLALLQGIINPDELDEDFEPVAFIYTAPPFRHTHFEGKQVVVHNRQPGNYEMFSYNLYPGPSAKKGVYGMLIGQGEEEGWVTAHCSSVQVKTPYDNIVTFMHEGASGGGKSEMLQQPHRLADGRLLLGDNLYKDDKRYLDLAQTCDLMPVADDMALCHPSLQKNDGKLGLEDAEEGWFVRVDHIKEYGTDPSLEKMTAVPPKPLLFLNIQSVPGGRAMIWDHTMDEPGVPCPNPRVILPRDIVPNIVEEPVQVEIRSIGMRTPPCTQEEPNYGIVGIMHVLPPALAWLWRLVAPRGHANPSIIQTQGISSEGVGSYWPFATGKKVKQANLLLEQINKTPEVQYILTPNQTIGAWKVGFMSQWVTREYLARKGNANFSDKQIIPARCSVLGYALKHMTFEGRTIPEWLLRVELQREVQEEGYDAGAEILLEFFHRMLKNFLTPDLDDLGRQIIECCLDNGTVHDYEKFMHN